In the genome of Borreliella spielmanii, one region contains:
- a CDS encoding virulence associated lipoprotein, giving the protein MAFKELSWHDLKDASAADNIERAKDYRKRTYAVLNDIDTNEFKKFSEIIILSKQTEGIFNSFNSFGATIEDTFVFLLYPNKKDNLDKLEISDLEKLKNSIEKFLSIKTIISKTLTQFLLDYENNNNHIKTDSSKLKSYLATIANQIEEQNKEALKLKNDMLSIKNF; this is encoded by the coding sequence TTGGCTTTCAAAGAATTGTCTTGGCATGACTTAAAAGATGCATCAGCAGCCGATAATATTGAGAGAGCTAAAGATTATAGAAAACGAACTTATGCTGTCTTAAATGATATTGATACTAATGAATTTAAGAAATTTTCAGAAATTATAATTTTATCAAAACAAACAGAAGGCATATTTAACTCCTTCAATTCATTTGGAGCTACTATTGAAGACACATTTGTTTTCTTATTATATCCCAATAAAAAAGACAATCTAGACAAACTAGAGATTTCAGATTTAGAGAAGCTTAAAAATTCGATTGAAAAATTTTTATCTATAAAAACAATAATCTCAAAAACACTAACCCAATTTTTACTAGATTATGAAAATAATAATAATCATATAAAAACAGATAGCTCTAAGCTTAAATCTTATTTAGCTACAATTGCTAATCAAATTGAAGAGCAAAATAAAGAAGCACTAAAGCTAAAAAATGATATGCTTTCAATAAAAAACTTTTAA
- the bptA gene encoding virulence-associated protein BptA: MRRKIFFVLLLGCIFLVFFLVVKKENNIIYNKIVEKSEDRVFTYETYAYHFKDDNLKELVFIKSDIMSPEINEYKKNIRNLTGYLIDSYRALYPGYKFDFTVHDNKIIGFKSVIFEGLEDAQVSRHENNLPSEKWQQLKDYNIGDPNINEKFFNLKFPFVVKNTLSVTLSKRFFKKIKKLKRLKIVLITNEDREYKIDIENFLPKYNL, encoded by the coding sequence ATGAGAAGAAAAATATTTTTTGTGTTATTATTAGGTTGTATTTTTTTAGTTTTCTTTTTGGTTGTGAAAAAAGAAAATAATATTATTTATAATAAAATTGTTGAAAAGTCAGAAGATAGAGTTTTTACTTATGAAACTTATGCATATCATTTTAAAGATGATAATTTGAAAGAGTTGGTTTTTATAAAATCAGATATTATGAGTCCAGAGATTAATGAGTATAAAAAGAATATTAGGAATCTAACGGGTTATTTGATAGATTCTTATAGAGCTCTGTATCCTGGTTATAAGTTTGATTTCACAGTGCATGACAATAAAATTATAGGCTTTAAAAGTGTAATTTTTGAAGGATTGGAAGATGCTCAAGTTTCAAGGCATGAAAATAATTTGCCAAGTGAGAAATGGCAACAATTAAAAGATTATAACATTGGAGATCCAAATATAAATGAAAAATTTTTTAATTTAAAATTCCCTTTTGTAGTAAAAAACACCTTAAGTGTTACCCTATCTAAAAGGTTTTTTAAGAAAATTAAAAAATTAAAACGATTAAAAATTGTTTTAATTACTAATGAAGACAGAGAATATAAAATAGATATAGAAAATTTTTTACCAAAATACAATCTTTAA
- a CDS encoding DUF226 domain-containing protein — protein MYRNFYRYRKPIKKIIVKYKINDTVKSYTFSKVYYIEFKFKKGSVFCYLRSLARLIKKEKINKRYFQVFNMLKKLEKEVYKFIVKNYQMEEL, from the coding sequence ATTTATAGGAATTTTTATAGATATAGAAAGCCTATAAAAAAAATTATTGTAAAATACAAAATTAATGATACTGTAAAATCATATACATTTTCCAAAGTATATTATATAGAATTTAAATTTAAAAAAGGTAGCGTGTTTTGTTATTTAAGAAGTCTTGCTAGACTAATTAAAAAAGAAAAAATTAATAAAAGATATTTTCAAGTGTTTAACATGTTAAAAAAATTAGAAAAAGAAGTATACAAATTTATTGTAAAGAATTACCAAATGGAGGAATTATAA
- a CDS encoding isochorismatase family protein, with product MPKEDFILNITENSALILIDIQNDFLESGALPVPNSNKIIPLINQLQNYFKNIVATKDWHCKNHVSFLSNKTGGIWPNHCVQDTWGSEFPSSLNTRKIEKVFLKGTNQYYDSYSGFYDDCIKTKETGLNLYLKNNSINILFIAGLALDFCVKETILDAINLGFQVYLIRDATRSITATPELIIQELKKLNVLTCFSKDIFDSQNKLNP from the coding sequence TTGCCTAAGGAGGATTTTATTCTTAACATAACAGAAAATAGTGCGCTTATTTTAATAGATATCCAAAATGATTTTTTAGAATCAGGTGCTTTGCCGGTACCTAATAGTAACAAAATAATTCCTTTGATTAATCAACTTCAAAATTATTTCAAAAACATTGTCGCTACCAAGGATTGGCATTGTAAAAATCATGTAAGCTTTTTGAGTAATAAAACCGGGGGCATTTGGCCAAACCATTGCGTCCAAGATACTTGGGGATCAGAGTTTCCTAGCAGCCTAAATACAAGAAAAATAGAAAAAGTTTTTTTAAAAGGCACGAATCAATATTATGATAGTTATAGTGGATTTTATGATGATTGCATCAAAACAAAAGAAACTGGTCTAAATCTTTATCTAAAAAACAATTCAATCAATATATTATTCATAGCGGGATTAGCATTAGATTTTTGCGTAAAAGAAACAATACTTGATGCAATTAACTTAGGATTTCAAGTTTATCTAATAAGAGATGCTACAAGAAGCATAACAGCTACTCCAGAATTAATAATTCAAGAACTTAAAAAGCTGAATGTATTAACTTGTTTTTCTAAAGACATTTTCGACAGCCAAAATAAGCTTAATCCATAA
- a CDS encoding plasmid maintenance protein codes for MLYCFNSNLKRNEQKEVSIKMLQNYFYKFKKLNITTNYYRHLGINMGTEIYYALKRSKKDCYNLLNQYFRNKKTQRFQKRVNLYIKTNYNKKSNVKDGGCLNNKHNKEEKENKRKTQINKFKLKKYTKKCNLSNDISSFIIDLNLKKETAIRLFKLISKEQYYFKKENNKHHLRKPLQNKRRDLILILKKHKWILNVGYDKEKLKIQIRNTYQKYKNKPHFILESNKYKDFNQIKDKIKSNTKKFDVQKHKDKIKINIYNILLDQLYYRINKTNLKAKIKEYLNKQKKLEYKKIFNNQYYNEIINLIESQNNHRSKCIN; via the coding sequence ATTCTTTATTGTTTTAATAGCAACTTAAAGCGCAACGAACAAAAAGAAGTTTCAATAAAAATGCTTCAAAATTACTTCTATAAATTTAAAAAGCTTAATATTACTACTAATTACTATAGACATCTGGGTATTAATATGGGCACTGAAATCTACTATGCACTTAAACGCTCTAAAAAAGACTGCTACAATCTGCTAAACCAATACTTCAGAAATAAAAAAACACAAAGATTCCAAAAGCGTGTTAATTTATACATTAAAACAAATTATAATAAAAAGAGCAATGTAAAAGATGGGGGGTGTCTTAATAATAAACATAATAAAGAAGAAAAAGAAAATAAAAGAAAGACACAAATTAATAAATTTAAATTAAAAAAATACACAAAAAAATGTAATTTAAGTAACGACATTTCCTCTTTTATTATTGACCTTAATTTAAAAAAAGAAACAGCTATAAGGCTTTTCAAGCTTATAAGCAAAGAACAATATTATTTCAAAAAGGAAAATAATAAACATCATTTACGAAAGCCATTACAAAATAAGAGAAGAGATTTAATTTTAATACTAAAAAAACACAAATGGATTTTAAACGTGGGTTATGACAAAGAAAAATTAAAAATACAAATTCGAAACACATATCAAAAATATAAAAACAAACCCCATTTCATATTAGAAAGTAATAAATACAAAGACTTTAATCAAATTAAAGATAAAATAAAGAGCAATACTAAAAAATTTGATGTTCAAAAACATAAAGACAAAATAAAAATCAATATATATAACATACTTTTAGATCAGTTATATTATAGAATCAACAAAACAAATTTAAAGGCTAAAATTAAAGAATACTTGAACAAACAAAAAAAACTAGAATATAAAAAAATATTTAACAATCAATACTATAACGAAATTATTAACCTAATAGAATCACAAAATAATCATAGAAGCAAATGTATAAATTAA
- a CDS encoding DUF226 domain-containing protein, whose translation MKNVLKKLNNKKKEILLKSRKPEIFIKKEILNERTIYHTKMLMDLYKFEINKYKKNKFLILFRELFNQEKLECLNLFSTRDNDKFIGIFYGYRKPIKNIITKYKINDTVKSYTFSKVYYIEFKFKKGSVFCYLRSLARLIKKEKINKRYFQVFINMLNRLEKEVYRFYSKELPNGGIINKWIEKY comes from the coding sequence ATGAAAAATGTATTAAAAAAGCTTAACAATAAAAAAAAAGAGATATTGCTAAAAAGCAGAAAGCCAGAAATTTTCATCAAAAAAGAAATTCTTAATGAAAGAACAATATATCATACTAAAATGCTAATGGATCTATATAAGTTTGAAATTAATAAATATAAAAAAAACAAATTTTTAATTCTTTTCAGAGAATTGTTTAATCAAGAAAAGTTAGAATGTCTCAATTTATTCTCTACAAGAGATAACGATAAATTTATAGGAATTTTTTATGGATATAGAAAACCTATAAAAAACATCATTACAAAGTACAAAATTAATGATACCGTAAAATCATATACATTTTCCAAAGTATATTATATAGAATTTAAATTTAAAAAAGGTAGCGTGTTTTGTTATTTAAGAAGTCTTGCTAGACTAATTAAAAAAGAAAAAATTAATAAAAGATATTTTCAGGTGTTCATTAACATGTTAAATAGATTAGAAAAAGAGGTATACAGATTTTATTCTAAAGAATTACCAAATGGGGGAATTATAAATAAATGGATAGAAAAATACTAA
- a CDS encoding P52 family lipoprotein encodes MRILVGVCIITLALLGCYLPDKQKQAVQTFFENLEMESYDKGSNEIVTGGIFSNLKLYVPEHCLLVDIKKTLYGLKYGSGGRDVPPVPDYNEEYFNKFFLDLGSERSKELIKLFGRVKNDRNDKFKRDVYWLYSCISELYSPDIKYSGEVEYNYYYNGREVFMPRPTIDQQYLKVKKGVIEQ; translated from the coding sequence ATGAGGATTTTGGTTGGCGTTTGCATAATAACATTAGCTTTACTGGGTTGTTATTTGCCTGATAAGCAGAAACAAGCCGTTCAAACTTTTTTTGAGAACTTAGAAATGGAAAGTTATGACAAAGGGTCTAATGAGATTGTTACTGGGGGGATATTTTCTAATTTAAAATTATATGTGCCTGAGCATTGTTTACTAGTTGATATAAAAAAGACTTTATACGGGTTAAAATATGGCAGCGGTGGTCGCGATGTACCCCCAGTGCCTGACTATAATGAGGAGTATTTTAATAAATTCTTTTTAGACTTAGGTTCTGAGCGATCTAAAGAACTGATTAAGCTGTTTGGTAGGGTAAAAAATGATCGGAATGATAAATTTAAACGCGATGTTTATTGGCTTTATTCATGTATAAGTGAATTATATTCTCCAGATATTAAGTATTCTGGTGAAGTAGAATATAACTATTATTATAATGGGAGGGAGGTTTTTATGCCTAGGCCTACTATTGATCAACAATATTTAAAAGTGAAAAAGGGGGTAATAGAACAGTAG
- a CDS encoding CRASP family complement regulator-acquiring lipoprotein codes for QEVNQNQEVNQNQEVNQNQEVNQNQEVNQNQEEDQNQEEDQNQREKNKLINDLRNLIEKANTDRKKYEKKLKEEPEDQYGILAFKSLRWHEEPRETVFDNSERSKAYRKLTYGILNNMNTDELKRFSEIIILANEVEDIFNTSITLEGNIDYAIIHLYPKKDNLNKLNISDLKNLKDLLEKLLSTKEIISKTFKQLLLDYQDDNNSIKADANKLKLHVKEIIKQIKEKQGESEKLKSGILSIKNF; via the coding sequence CAAGAAGTAAATCAAAATCAAGAAGTAAATCAAAATCAAGAAGTAAATCAAAATCAAGAAGTAAATCAAAATCAAGAAGTAAATCAAAATCAAGAAGAAGATCAAAATCAAGAAGAAGATCAAAATCAAAGGGAAAAAAACAAGCTAATTAATGATTTAAGAAACTTAATAGAAAAAGCTAACACAGATAGAAAAAAATATGAAAAAAAATTAAAAGAAGAACCTGAGGACCAATATGGAATATTGGCTTTCAAAAGCTTGAGATGGCACGAAGAACCACGTGAAACAGTATTCGATAATTCCGAAAGATCTAAAGCCTATAGAAAATTGACTTATGGGATCTTAAATAATATGAATACTGACGAATTAAAGAGATTTTCAGAAATTATAATATTAGCAAATGAAGTAGAAGATATATTTAATACCTCTATCACATTGGAAGGTAATATCGACTATGCGATTATTCACTTATATCCAAAAAAAGATAATCTAAACAAACTAAATATTTCAGATTTAAAGAATCTTAAAGATTTGTTGGAAAAACTATTATCTACAAAAGAAATTATTTCAAAAACATTCAAACAACTTTTATTAGATTATCAAGATGATAATAATTCTATAAAAGCAGATGCCAACAAGCTTAAACTTCATGTAAAAGAGATTATAAAACAAATTAAAGAAAAACAGGGGGAATCAGAAAAGTTAAAAAGTGGCATACTTTCAATAAAAAACTTTTAA
- a CDS encoding MFS transporter translates to MIESKHLKYYFYSLFLSELGRTLPHAVLTIILINKGLSLKNITIVQICYMAAIIIFEFPSGIISDIFDRKIVYLTSIFLLMISYFIIFQASSFVLLCISWFIYGMSAAINTGTIDISFTKLYQNNSKKLKAFISFVKMILSIGAILGGYIGSVLYLHIDIKIYLISLLIYLISSLITIFFIPNDKNTDHKHNKEDLTLYLIKFFKKIIILLKSKELIEVFILNSSIQFFYQPFYLYWQAIFIDKNISISIFGIIYVLFRISDIIGAWIFRKIKHSKYDIYVILAIIFLLSVLIKIVSHIYICITIIIFLVILISVYSNNLEYFFKKNVDSKVLGTLTSINSTLSRIFSFLTLGICSILTNFISAINTFVLLILIFCTLSIIVTYKFNNKKS, encoded by the coding sequence ATGATAGAAAGCAAACATTTAAAATACTATTTTTATTCATTATTTTTGTCAGAACTTGGAAGAACGTTACCCCATGCTGTACTAACTATTATTTTAATAAATAAAGGGTTATCACTAAAAAATATTACTATAGTACAAATTTGCTATATGGCAGCAATTATTATTTTTGAATTTCCATCAGGAATAATATCAGATATTTTTGATAGAAAAATTGTTTATTTAACATCAATTTTTTTGCTAATGATTTCTTATTTTATTATTTTTCAAGCTTCTTCATTCGTACTCCTTTGTATTTCTTGGTTTATATATGGGATGTCAGCTGCTATTAACACCGGGACAATCGATATTAGCTTTACTAAGCTATACCAAAATAATTCAAAAAAGCTAAAAGCTTTTATATCATTTGTAAAAATGATACTAAGTATTGGTGCTATTTTAGGTGGATATATTGGAAGTGTACTATATTTACACATTGATATAAAAATTTACCTAATTTCATTGTTAATATATCTAATATCCTCTTTAATTACAATTTTTTTCATACCAAATGATAAAAATACAGATCATAAGCACAATAAAGAAGATTTAACTTTATATCTTATAAAGTTTTTTAAAAAAATAATAATATTATTAAAATCTAAAGAACTTATAGAAGTATTTATTCTAAATAGCTCTATTCAATTTTTTTATCAACCCTTTTATTTATACTGGCAAGCAATTTTTATTGATAAAAATATATCTATTAGTATATTTGGAATCATATATGTACTATTTCGCATATCAGATATTATAGGAGCATGGATATTTAGAAAAATTAAACATTCAAAATATGATATTTATGTTATTTTAGCTATAATATTTTTATTATCGGTTTTAATAAAAATAGTTTCACATATTTACATATGTATTACTATAATCATATTTTTGGTAATTTTAATTTCTGTTTATTCTAATAATTTAGAATATTTTTTTAAAAAAAATGTAGATTCAAAAGTTTTAGGAACCTTAACTTCTATTAATAGTACATTATCTCGTATATTTTCATTTTTAACGCTAGGTATATGTTCAATTTTAACTAATTTTATAAGTGCTATAAATACATTTGTTTTATTAATACTTATTTTTTGTACATTATCTATTATTGTGACATACAAATTTAATAATAAAAAAAGTTAA
- a CDS encoding class I SAM-dependent DNA methyltransferase, which produces MKTNNIIKTNDPNISLYKELSEDFIKKENINKLKDFFILIKNKLSSIDDNSTEANIESLLRFIFEELNYSAEQQKGGQIEGVESKVDILLFENDKDKVDFNNKLEEAKKNNEPIPAEDILLIVEVKRPTFSFNTKDKVKEAEDQLYRYLNQYQKHYGILSNGKVWRLYDKSKILYGEKRYIEFNFSKIEEKEEYKEQEWFVLFIYLIRKERYLKTSNVIEVEKEQIAKEKEIIQKTLREILYERPDDSIVFKIAKNIYDKEFKVSDKEITQHILASILEESIIFILRIFFIAYIEDNEIFKKILEENKLYRSSISFRYFFYDENTKNKLGYKKIITIFNLLDKGSDAIKFPIFNGGLFAEDKVKYLNNESLLSISELEEILVKILFFEEKNIKDEKFVEYSKLDPKSFGELYETLLEYDLRIADTTVHRIVEDGVYFIRTEEELENKQVNKVAIYYKGNIYLTSRSLDRKKSGAYYTPDDLTDFMVISSIEEQLKTKSPLDIKIIDNSCGSGHFLISCLDYLTEKVWYQIDKFEDVKKELDKEYRAILKESEEYDVQENISKELVLKRMLLKKCIYGVDINPISVEITMLSLWINTFIFGTPLSFIEHHIKVGNALLGYTKDEFFDITKKKFESGFSLFKKRIKEITTILEDSYQKIKGINDTTKEDIEKSKKIYKEYEESEDIDNLRIIFSLIKLYSLSFDKSLNIEFSDITTVISLIENILVNKISSEDKEKIEKIRKLSSYYKFFHYGIEFPDIEEGFDIAIGNPPWEKTKFDESEFFSKHIPNYRKLSIKDQNKMKQEILSKDTHPLKIEYNEEKNSIITINNIYKSDFKDFTSGGDPNLFRYFIRFNLKLIKPGGNLTYLTPSALWSESSSRLLRKHIFANYKLNYIYQFQNQKRFKDVVSLFKFVIFQLSNTKFPTSAFKAKFMIQSSDNILKDITRDLKDNKDDPYKGIELNIDQIKKLSPIQESVIEFKDNEEFSLINKMFSQFGIFSEKYIDFQKGLDPSINNRKSLLKEYNDENFIFLYSGANIHQFNSRFFICDDAKERSKLLWIDKEDLKKILTKDNQCQTERVFYRDIARNTDVRTMISTLLPKNCYCVNSMYINYEKTPISIYKKLFIISIFNSLAFDFLLRRFVNIHVQKSYLYQCPMPQPEEKEILSNSLYLNLARNTSLLVAKNDPRNFKYLLYLEHFKFSKEEVDKILNLDTKDEFFKEKENENNFIVASLYSLTKEDFMVLLNDFKVLKNKKGEDYVLSLIKGYENYLIINKLNSTIQS; this is translated from the coding sequence ATGAAAACTAATAACATTATAAAAACAAATGATCCAAATATATCTCTTTATAAAGAACTGTCAGAAGATTTTATTAAAAAAGAGAATATTAATAAACTAAAAGACTTTTTTATTCTTATAAAGAATAAGCTTTCTTCAATAGATGATAATTCAACAGAAGCAAATATAGAGTCTTTACTAAGATTTATATTCGAAGAACTAAATTATTCAGCAGAACAACAAAAAGGTGGTCAAATAGAAGGGGTGGAGTCTAAAGTAGATATATTACTTTTTGAAAATGATAAAGATAAAGTAGATTTTAATAATAAATTAGAAGAAGCTAAAAAGAATAATGAGCCTATTCCAGCTGAAGATATCTTACTTATAGTAGAAGTTAAGCGCCCAACATTTAGTTTTAATACTAAAGATAAAGTAAAAGAAGCAGAAGATCAGCTATATAGATATCTAAATCAATATCAAAAACATTATGGGATACTTTCAAATGGAAAAGTATGGAGATTATATGACAAATCCAAAATACTTTATGGAGAAAAAAGATATATTGAATTTAATTTTTCTAAAATTGAAGAAAAAGAAGAATATAAAGAACAAGAATGGTTTGTTTTGTTTATCTATCTTATAAGAAAAGAAAGATATCTAAAGACAAGCAATGTAATAGAAGTTGAAAAAGAACAAATAGCTAAAGAAAAAGAGATAATTCAAAAAACTCTAAGAGAAATACTTTATGAGAGACCTGACGATTCTATAGTATTTAAAATTGCAAAAAATATATATGATAAAGAATTTAAAGTATCAGACAAAGAAATTACTCAGCATATTTTAGCTAGCATTCTTGAAGAGTCAATTATTTTTATTTTAAGAATATTTTTTATTGCATATATTGAAGATAACGAAATTTTTAAGAAAATATTAGAAGAAAATAAGCTATACAGGTCTTCTATATCTTTTAGATATTTTTTTTATGATGAAAATACAAAAAATAAATTAGGATATAAAAAAATAATAACAATTTTTAATTTACTTGATAAGGGAAGTGATGCAATAAAGTTTCCTATATTTAATGGAGGATTATTTGCAGAAGACAAGGTTAAATATTTAAATAATGAAAGTTTACTAAGTATTAGTGAACTTGAAGAAATACTGGTTAAAATACTTTTCTTTGAAGAAAAAAATATTAAAGATGAAAAATTTGTAGAGTATTCAAAGCTAGATCCTAAAAGTTTTGGAGAATTGTACGAGACTCTACTTGAATATGACCTAAGAATTGCAGATACCACTGTTCATCGTATTGTTGAAGACGGGGTTTATTTCATTCGTACTGAAGAAGAGCTTGAAAATAAGCAAGTAAACAAAGTTGCTATATACTATAAAGGTAATATTTATCTTACATCTAGATCGCTTGATAGAAAGAAAAGCGGAGCATATTATACCCCAGATGACTTAACCGACTTTATGGTCATATCATCAATTGAGGAACAGCTTAAAACTAAGTCCCCTTTAGATATAAAAATAATTGACAATTCTTGTGGATCGGGTCATTTTTTAATTTCTTGTCTAGATTACTTAACAGAAAAAGTATGGTATCAGATAGATAAATTTGAAGATGTAAAAAAAGAGCTTGATAAAGAATATAGAGCTATTCTTAAAGAAAGTGAAGAATACGACGTTCAAGAAAATATAAGTAAAGAATTGGTACTTAAAAGGATGCTATTAAAGAAGTGTATTTATGGCGTTGATATTAATCCTATTTCGGTTGAAATTACTATGTTAAGTTTATGGATTAATACCTTTATTTTTGGAACACCACTAAGCTTTATTGAACATCACATAAAAGTAGGAAATGCCTTACTAGGATATACTAAAGATGAATTTTTTGATATTACAAAAAAGAAATTTGAAAGTGGATTTTCTTTATTTAAAAAAAGAATTAAAGAAATTACAACTATTTTAGAAGATAGCTATCAAAAAATTAAAGGCATTAACGATACTACTAAAGAAGATATAGAAAAATCTAAAAAGATATACAAAGAATATGAGGAAAGTGAAGATATAGATAATTTAAGAATAATATTTTCTTTAATTAAACTTTATTCATTGTCTTTTGACAAATCTTTGAATATAGAATTTAGTGATATTACAACTGTAATTAGTTTAATTGAAAATATTTTGGTTAATAAAATTTCTAGTGAAGATAAAGAAAAAATAGAAAAAATTAGAAAATTAAGTAGTTATTATAAATTTTTTCACTATGGAATTGAGTTTCCAGATATTGAGGAAGGATTTGATATTGCAATTGGAAATCCTCCGTGGGAGAAAACCAAGTTTGATGAATCTGAATTTTTCTCAAAACACATTCCTAATTACAGAAAACTAAGCATAAAAGACCAAAATAAAATGAAGCAAGAAATACTTAGTAAAGACACACATCCTTTGAAGATTGAATACAATGAAGAAAAAAATAGTATAATTACTATTAATAATATTTATAAAAGTGATTTTAAAGATTTTACTAGTGGTGGTGATCCGAATCTTTTTAGATACTTTATTAGATTTAATTTAAAACTAATAAAACCGGGGGGCAATCTAACTTATCTAACCCCCTCAGCTCTTTGGAGCGAATCTAGTTCTAGGTTGCTCAGAAAGCATATATTTGCTAACTATAAACTTAATTATATTTATCAATTTCAAAATCAAAAGAGATTTAAAGATGTAGTATCGCTTTTTAAATTTGTAATATTTCAACTAAGTAATACCAAATTCCCCACATCTGCTTTTAAAGCAAAATTTATGATTCAGAGTAGTGATAATATTTTAAAAGACATAACTAGAGATTTAAAAGACAATAAAGACGATCCTTATAAAGGAATTGAATTAAATATAGACCAAATTAAAAAACTATCTCCTATTCAAGAATCAGTTATTGAATTCAAAGATAATGAAGAATTTAGCTTAATTAACAAGATGTTTAGTCAATTTGGTATTTTTAGTGAAAAATATATTGATTTTCAAAAAGGGTTAGACCCAAGCATTAATAATCGTAAATCTTTATTAAAAGAATATAATGATGAAAACTTTATATTTCTTTATTCTGGAGCCAATATTCATCAATTTAATTCAAGATTTTTCATTTGTGATGATGCAAAAGAAAGGTCTAAATTACTGTGGATAGATAAAGAAGATTTAAAAAAAATATTAACCAAAGATAACCAATGTCAAACTGAAAGAGTATTCTATAGAGATATTGCAAGAAATACAGATGTAAGAACCATGATTAGTACTTTGTTGCCTAAAAATTGTTATTGTGTAAATTCAATGTATATAAATTATGAAAAAACACCAATATCTATTTATAAAAAATTATTTATTATATCTATTTTTAATTCACTTGCATTTGATTTTTTGCTAAGAAGATTTGTTAATATACATGTTCAAAAATCATATTTATATCAATGTCCAATGCCTCAGCCCGAAGAAAAAGAAATTTTAAGTAATTCTTTATATCTAAATCTTGCAAGAAATACTTCGCTATTGGTAGCTAAAAATGATCCGAGGAACTTTAAATATTTACTTTACTTAGAACATTTTAAGTTTAGTAAAGAAGAAGTTGATAAAATCTTAAATCTAGATACCAAAGATGAATTTTTTAAAGAAAAAGAAAATGAAAATAATTTTATTGTAGCCAGTCTTTATTCACTAACCAAAGAAGATTTTATGGTTTTACTTAATGACTTTAAGGTGCTAAAAAATAAAAAAGGAGAAGACTATGTTTTGTCTTTAATAAAAGGATATGAGAATTATTTAATAATAAATAAACTTAACTCAACAATTCAATCTTAG
- the eppA gene encoding exported protein A EppA: MQNKLITLVIFIKLEAINYLIDCYLHQNFDYLIKLGLYKIDYADKYGEKARNRFKQSYSRNKVFTVKQILKQTLVDLPKD; encoded by the coding sequence ATACAAAATAAATTGATAACTTTAGTTATATTTATAAAGCTTGAAGCTATAAATTATCTTATAGATTGTTATCTCCATCAAAATTTTGATTATTTAATAAAATTAGGCTTATATAAAATTGATTACGCTGATAAATATGGAGAAAAAGCTAGAAATAGATTTAAACAATCTTATTCTAGAAATAAAGTATTTACAGTCAAACAAATATTAAAACAAACTTTGGTTGATTTGCCTAAAGATTAG